One genomic region from Uloborus diversus isolate 005 chromosome 2, Udiv.v.3.1, whole genome shotgun sequence encodes:
- the LOC129235324 gene encoding pneumococcal serine-rich repeat protein-like isoform X18 has protein sequence MVWLNEATVFFTASLLLLFYCPVNAQVAQASSSAAVQNVFGNQDVARNFLGCLTSGIRSSSAFPRQEQEDLDAVATGILSAVTTSSGVSAGVRAQALSTALASSLAQLIIAEAAGSEYSTQASALSNVLSSCFLRITGVPNPPFVSEIEGLVSLFAEEAGLPPLNLSQFSTGGISVGLGQAGSQAGSQAGSQSASQAAASSSTSAFASASAFAQSASFALSSSSSFASAVSSASSVSALGILGYQVGLQAAGSLGISNSQAFASSISQALTSVGVGASSSAYASAVSGVVAQYLSGTGVLTSANAQALASSFANVFAASAASASAAASASSAASAQSAAAALAQSQSAASAFSQAASQAFSQATSQAGSQAASQAGSQAASQAGSQAASQAGSQAASQAGSQAASQSGSGASSFTTTISRSSAGSQAGSQAGSQAGSQAGSQAGSQAGSQAGSQAGSQAGSQAGSQAGSQAGSQAGSQAASQAGSQSASQASASSSASAFASASAFAQSASFALSSSSSFASAVSSASSVSALGTLGYQVGLQAAGSLGISNSQAFASSISQALTSVGVGASSSAYASAVSGVVAQYLSGTGVLTSANAQALASSFANVFAASAASASAAASASSAASAQSAAAASAQSQSAASAFSQAASQAFSQAASQAGSQAASQAGSQAASQAGSQAASQAGSQAASQAGSQAASQSGSGASSFTTTISRSSAGSQAGSQAGSQAGSQAGSQAGSQAGSQAGSQAGSQAGSQAGSQAGSQAASQAGSQSASQASASSSASAFASASAFAQSASFALSSSSSFASAVSSASSVSALGTLGYQVGLQAAGSLGISNSQAFASSISQALTSVGVGASSSAYASAVSGVVAQYLSGTGVLTSANAQALASSFANVFAASAASASAAASASSAASAQSTAAALAQSQSAASAFSQAASQAFSQAASQAGSQAASQAGSQAASQAGSQAASQAGSQAASQAGSQAASQSGSGASSFTTTISRSSAGSQAGSQAGSQAGSQAGSQAGSQAGSQAGSQAGSQAGSQAGSQAASQAGSQSASQASASSSASAFASASAFAQSASFALSSSSSFASAVSSASSVSALGTLGYQVGLQAAGSLGISNSQAFASSISQALTSVGVGASSSAYASAVSGVVAQYLSGTGVLTSANAQALASSFANVFAASAASASAAASASSAASAQSAAAASAQSQSAASAFSQAASQAFSQAASQAGSQAASQAGSQAASQAGSQAASQAGSQAASQAGSQAASQSGSGASSFTTTISRSSAGSQAGSQAGSQAGSQTGSQAGSQAGSQAGSQAGSQAASQAGSQSASQASASSSASAFASASAFAQSASFALSSSSSFASAVSSASSVSALGTLGYQVGLQAAGSLGISNSQAFASSISQALTSVGVGASSSAYASAVSGVVAQYLSGTGVLTSANAQALASSFANVFAASAASASAAASASSAASAQSTAAALAQSQSAASAFSQAASQAFSQAASQAGSQAASQAGSQAASQAGSQAASQAGSQAASQAGSQAASQSGSGASSFTTTISRSSAGSQAGSQAGSQAGSQAGSQAGSQAGSQAGSQAGSQAGSQAGSQAGSQAASQAGSQSASQASASSSASAFASASAFAQSASFALSSSSSFASAVSSASSVSALGTLGYQVGLQAAGSLGISNSQAFASSISQALTSVGVGASSSAYASAVSGVVAQYLSGTGVLTSANAQALASSFANVFAASAASASAAASASSAASAQSAAAALAQSQSAASAFSQAASQAFSQAASQAGSQAASQAGSQATSQAGSQAASQAGSQAASQAGSQAASQSGSGASSFTTTISRSSAGSQAGSQAGSQAGSQAGSQAGSQAGSQAGSQAGSQAGSQAGSQAASQAGSQSASQASASSSASAFASASAFAQSASFALSSSSSFASAVSSASSVSALGTLGYQVGLQAAGSLGISNSQAFASSISQALTSVGVGASSSAYASAVSGVVAQYLSGTGVLTSANAQALASSFANVFAASAASASAAASASSAASAQSAAAALAQSQSAASAFSQAASQAFSQAASQAGSQAASQAGSQAASQAGSQAASQAGSQAASQAGSQAASQAGSQAASQSGSGASSFTTTISRSSAGSQAGSQAGSQAGSQAGSQAGSQAGSQAGSQAGSQAGSQAGSQAASQAGSQSASQASASSSASAFASASAFAQSASFALSSSSSFASAVSSASSVSALGTLGYQVGLQAAGSLGISNSQAFASSISQALTSVGVGASSSAYASAVSGVVAQYLSGTGVLTSANAQALASSFANVFAASAASASAAASASSAASAQSTAAALAQSQSAASAFSQAASQAFSQAASQAGSQAASQAGSQAASQAGSQAASQAGSQAASQSGSGASSFTTTISRSSAGSQAGSQAGSQAGSQAGSQAGSQAGSQAGSQAGSQAGSQAASQAGSQSASQASASSSASAFASASAFAQSASFALSSSSSFASAVSSASSVSALGTLGYQVGLQAAGSLGISNSQAFASSISQALTSVGVGASSSAYASAVSGVVAQYLSGTGVLTSANAQALASSFANVFAASAASASAAASASSAASAQSAAAALAQSQSAASAFSQAASQAFSQAASQAGSQVASQAGSQAESQAGSQAASQAGSQAASQAGSQAASQSGSGASSFTTTISRSSAGSQAGSQAGSQAGSQAGSQAGSQAGSQAGSQAGSQAASQAGSQSASQASASSSASAFASASAFAQSASFALSSSSSFASAVSSASSVSALGTLGYQVGLQAAGSLGISNSQAFASSISQALTSVGVGASSSAYASAVSGVVAQYLSGTGALTSANAQALASSFANVFAASAASASAAASASSATSAQSAAAALAQSQAAASAFSQAASQASSQASSQAASQASSQASSQAGSQASSQASSQASSQAVSQAASQAASQAASQSAASARAGASSASFSASQSNAASQAGSQAASRAASQAASQAGSQSASQAAASSSASASASASAFAQSASLALASSSSFASAISSVSSVSSLGSLGYQVGLQAAGSLGISNSQAFASSISQALTSVGVGASSAAYASAVSGVLAQYLSGTGVLTSANAQALASSFANVFAASAASASAATSASSSASAQSAAAALAQNQSAASAFSQAASQAGSQASSQAGSQVASQSASGSGAFGFGTSASGIITSSPSLANLVSNVAPILLSSNGLSSSSASSRINSIASGLSTALSSSSGVSLENLSSSLSSVFSEIQNNSFGVSAEQALIQALFEVLTGTVQVLNRGQTSFVSVSSPTVISSSF, from the exons ATGGTTTGGCTAAATGAAGCAACCGTGTTCTTCACTGCTAGCTTACTGCTACTTTTCTATTGCCCGGTGAACGCACAGGTAGCACAAGCATCAAGCAGTGCTGCAGTACAAAATGTTTTCGGCAATCAAGATGTTGCAAGGAATTTCTTGGGCTGTCTAACATCAGGCATCAGAAGCTCTTCCGCATTTCCAAGACAAGAACAAGAAGATCTCGATGCAGTAGCAACAGGAATTCTCTCAGCTGTTACAACATCAAGTGGAGTATCGGCAGGAGTAAGAGCTCAAGCACTCAGTACAGCCTTAGCATCATCTTTGGCTCAGTTGATTATAGCCGAAGCTGCAGGATCCGAATACTCTACCCAAGCATCTGCTCTCTCGAATGTACTATCCAGCTGCTTCCTGAGAATCACTGGTGTCCCAAATCCACCATTCGTTTCTGAAATCGAGGGTCTGGTCTCCTTATTTGCTGAAGAAGCTGGCCTACCTCCTCTAAATTTATCTCAATTTTCAACAGGAGGAATTAGCGTTGGCCTGGGGCAAGCGGGAAGTCAGGCAGGAAGCCAAGCTGGAAGTCAATCAGCAAGTCAGGCAGCAGCAAGCAGCTCGACCTCCGCTTTTGCCTCTGCATCTGCTTTCGCACAATCAGCGTCTTTCGCACTTTCATCCTCCAGCTCTTTCGCAAGCGCCGTCTCATCAGCTTCTTCGGTTTCTGCTCTCGGAATTTTAGGATATCAAGTAGGCCTCCAAGCAGCAGGTTCTCTCGGAATCAGCAACTCCCAGGCATTTGCCAGTTCAATATCTCAAGCACTTACTTCCGTTGGTGTGGGAGCTAGTTCATCAGCATACGCGAGTGCAGTATCTGGAGTTGTTGCTCAATACCTTTCAGGAACAGGTGTTCTTACATCAGCGAATGCACAAGCTCTGGCTTCCTCTTTCGCAAATGTATTTGCAGCGTCTGCAGCCTCAGCTTCTGCAGCGGCATCTGCTTCAAGCGCAGCATCTGCACAGTCTGCTGCTGCTGCATTAGCTCAAAGTCAGTCGGCAGCCTCTGCATTCTCTCAAGCAGCTAGTCAAGCATTTAGTCAGGCAACTAGCCAAGCAGGAAGTCAAGCCGCAAGCCAAGCAGGAAGTCAAGCCGCAAGCCAAGCAGGAAGTCAAGCCGCAAGCCAAGCCGGAAGTCAAGCCGCAAGCCAAGCCGGAAGTCAAGCTGCAAGTCAAAGTGGATCTGGAGCATCGAGTTTCACAACAACCATTTCGAGGAGTAGTGCTGGTAGTCAGGCTGGTAGTCAAGCTGGTAGCCAAGCAGGAAGTCAAGCTGGTAGCCAAGCAGGAAGTCAAGCTGGTAGCCAAGCAGGAAGTCAAGCTGGTAGCCAAGCAGGAAGTCAAGCTGGTAGCCAAGCAGGAAGTCAAGCTGGTAGCCAAGCTGGCAGCCAAGCAGCTAGCCAAGCTGGAAGTCAATCAGCAAGTCAGGCATCAGCAAGCAGCTCTGCCTCCGCTTTTGCCTCTGCATCAGCTTTCGCTCAATCAGCGTCTTTCGCACTTTCATCCTCCAGCTCTTTCGCAAGCGCCGTCTCATCAGCTTCTTCGGTTTCTGCTCTCGGAACTTTAGGATATCAAGTTGGCCTCCAAGCAGCAGGTTCTCTTGGAATCAGCAACTCCCAGGCATTTGCCAGTTCAATATCTCAAGCACTTACTTCGGTTGGTGTGGGAGCTAGTTCATCAGCATACGCGAGTGCAGTATCTGGAGTTGTTGCTCAATACCTTTCAGGAACAGGTGTTCTTACATCAGCGAATGCACAAGCTCTGGCTTCCTCTTTCGCAAATGTATTTGCAGCGTCTGCAGCCTCAGCTTCTGCAGCGGCATCTGCTTCAAGCGCAGCATCTGCACAGTCTGCTGCTGCTGCATCAGCTCAAAGTCAGTCGGCAGCCTCTGCATTCTCTCAAGCAGCAAGTCAAGCATTTAGTCAGGCAGCTAGCCAAGCAGGAAGTCAAGCCGCAAGCCAAGCAGGAAGTCAAGCCGCAAGCCAAGCAGGAAGTCAAGCCGCAAGCCAAGCAGGAAGTCAAGCCGCAAGCCAAGCCGGAAGTCAAGCTGCAAGTCAAAGTGGATCTGGAGCATCGAGTTTCACAACAACCATTTCGAGGAGTAGTGCTGGTAGTCAGGCTGGTAGTCAAGCTGGTAGCCAAGCAGGAAGTCAAGCTGGTAGCCAAGCAGGAAGTCAAGCTGGTAGCCAAGCAGGAAGTCAAGCTGGTAGCCAAGCAGGAAGTCAAGCTGGTAGCCAAGCTGGCAGCCAAGCAGCTAGCCAAGCTGGAAGTCAATCAGCAAGTCAGGCATCAGCAAGCAGCTCTGCCTCCGCTTTTGCCTCTGCATCAGCTTTCGCTCAATCAGCGTCTTTCGCACTTTCATCCTCCAGCTCTTTCGCAAGCGCCGTCTCATCAGCTTCTTCGGTTTCTGCTCTCGGAACTTTAGGATATCAAGTTGGCCTCCAAGCAGCAGGTTCTCTCGGAATCAGCAACTCCCAGGCATTTGCCAGTTCAATATCTCAAGCACTTACTTCGGTTGGTGTGGGAGCTAGTTCATCAGCATACGCGAGTGCAGTATCTGGAGTTGTTGCTCAATACCTTTCAGGAACAGGTGTTCTTACATCAGCGAATGCACAAGCTCTGGCTTCCTCTTTCGCAAATGTATTTGCAGCGTCTGCAGCCTCAGCTTCTGCAGCGGCATCTGCTTCAAGCGCAGCATCTGCACAGTCTACTGCTGCTGCATTAGCTCAAAGTCAGTCGGCAGCCTCTGCATTCTCTCAAGCAGCTAGTCAAGCATTTAGTCAGGCAGCTAGCCAAGCAGGAAGTCAAGCCGCAAGCCAAGCAGGAAGTCAAGCCGCAAGCCAAGCAGGAAGTCAAGCCGCAAGCCAAGCCGGAAGTCAAGCCGCAAGCCAAGCCGGAAGTCAAGCTGCAAGTCAAAGTGGATCTGGAGCATCGAGTTTCACAACAACCATTTCGAGGAGTAGTGCTGGTAGTCAGGCTGGTAGTCAAGCTG GAAGTCAAGCTGGTAGCCAAGCAGGAAGTCAAGCTGGTAGCCAAGCAGGAAGTCAAGCTGGTAGCCAAGCAGGAAGTCAAGCTGGTAGCCAAGCTGGCAGCCAAGCAGCTAGCCAAGCTGGAAGTCAATCAGCAAGTCAGGCATCAGCAAGCAGCTCTGCCTCCGCTTTTGCCTCTGCATCAGCTTTCGCTCAATCAGCGTCTTTCGCACTTTCATCCTCCAGCTCTTTCGCAAGCGCCGTCTCATCAGCTTCTTCGGTTTCTGCTCTCGGAACTTTAGGATATCAAGTTGGCCTCCAAGCAGCAGGTTCTCTTGGAATCAGCAACTCCCAGGCATTTGCCAGTTCAATATCTCAAGCACTTACTTCGGTTGGTGTGGGAGCTAGTTCATCAGCATACGCGAGTGCAGTATCTGGAGTTGTTGCTCAATACCTTTCAGGAACAGGTGTTCTTACATCAGCGAATGCACAAGCTCTGGCTTCCTCTTTCGCAAATGTATTTGCAGCGTCTGCAGCCTCAGCTTCTGCAGCGGCATCTGCTTCAAGCGCAGCATCTGCACAGTCTGCTGCTGCTGCATCAGCTCAAAGTCAGTCGGCAGCCTCTGCATTCTCTCAAGCAGCAAGTCAAGCATTTAGTCAGGCAGCTAGCCAAGCAGGAAGTCAAGCCGCAAGCCAAGCAGGAAGTCAAGCCGCAAGCCAAGCAGGAAGTCAAGCCGCAAGCCAAGCAGGAAGTCAAGCCGCAAGCCAAGCCGGAAGTCAAGCTGCAAGTCAAAGTGGATCTGGAGCATCGAGTTTCACAACAACCATTTCGAGGAGTAGTGCTGGTAGTCAGGCTGGTAGTCAAGCTG GAAGTCAAGCTGGTAGCCAAACAGGAAGTCAAGCTGGTAGCCAAGCAGGAAGTCAAGCTGGTAGCCAAGCTGGCAGCCAAGCAGCTAGCCAAGCTGGAAGTCAATCAGCAAGTCAGGCATCAGCAAGCAGCTCTGCCTCCGCTTTTGCCTCTGCATCAGCTTTCGCTCAATCAGCGTCTTTCGCACTTTCATCCTCCAGCTCTTTCGCAAGCGCCGTCTCATCAGCTTCTTCGGTTTCTGCTCTCGGAACTTTAGGATATCAAGTTGGCCTCCAAGCAGCAGGTTCTCTCGGAATCAGCAACTCCCAGGCATTTGCCAGTTCAATATCTCAAGCACTTACTTCGGTTGGTGTGGGAGCTAGTTCATCAGCATACGCGAGTGCAGTATCTGGAGTTGTTGCTCAATACCTTTCAGGAACAGGTGTTCTTACATCAGCGAATGCACAAGCTCTGGCTTCCTCTTTCGCAAATGTATTTGCAGCGTCTGCAGCCTCAGCTTCTGCAGCGGCATCTGCTTCAAGCGCAGCATCTGCACAGTCTACTGCTGCTGCATTAGCTCAAAGTCAGTCGGCAGCCTCTGCATTCTCTCAAGCAGCTAGTCAAGCATTTAGTCAGGCAGCTAGCCAAGCAGGAAGTCAAGCCGCAAGCCAAGCAGGAAGTCAAGCCGCAAGCCAAGCAGGAAGTCAAGCCGCAAGCCAAGCAGGAAGTCAAGCCGCAAGCCAAGCCGGAAGTCAAGCTGCAAGTCAAAGTGGATCTGGAGCATCGAGTTTCACAACAACCATTTCGAGGAGTAGTGCTGGTAGTCAGGCTGGTAGTCAAGCTGGTAGCCAAGCAGGAAGTCAAGCTGGTAGCCAAGCAGGAAGTCAAGCTGGTAGCCAAGCAGGAAGTCAAGCTGGTAGCCAAGCAGGAAGTCAAGCTGGTAGCCAAGCCGGCAGCCAAGCAGCTAGCCAAGCTGGAAGTCAATCAGCAAGTCAGGCATCAGCAAGCAGCTCTGCCTCCGCTTTTGCCTCTGCATCAGCTTTCGCTCAATCAGCGTCTTTCGCACTTTCATCCTCCAGCTCTTTCGCAAGCGCCGTCTCATCAGCTTCTTCGGTTTCTGCTCTCGGAACTTTAGGATATCAAGTTGGCCTCCAAGCAGCAGGTTCTCTCGGAATCAGCAACTCCCAGGCATTTGCCAGTTCAATATCTCAAGCACTTACTTCGGTTGGTGTGGGAGCTAGTTCATCAGCATACGCGAGTGCAGTATCTGGAGTTGTTGCTCAATACCTTTCAGGAACAGGTGTTCTTACATCAGCGAATGCACAAGCTCTGGCTTCCTCTTTCGCAAATGTATTTGCAGCGTCTGCAGCCTCAGCTTCTGCAGCGGCATCTGCTTCAAGCGCAGCATCTGCACAGTCTGCTGCTGCTGCATTAGCTCAAAGTCAGTCGGCAGCCTCTGCATTCTCTCAAGCAGCTAGTCAAGCATTTAGTCAGGCAGCTAGCCAAGCAGGAAGTCAAGCCGCAAGCCAAGCAGGAAGTCAAGCCACAAGCCAAGCAGGAAGTCAAGCCGCAAGCCAAGCCGGAAGTCAAGCCGCAAGCCAAGCCGGAAGTCAAGCTGCAAGTCAAAGTGGATCTGGAGCATCGAGTTTCACAACAACCATTTCGAGGAGTAGTGCTGGTAGTCAGGCTGGTAGTCAAGCTG GAAGTCAAGCTGGTAGCCAAGCAGGAAGTCAAGCTGGTAGCCAAGCAGGAAGTCAAGCTGGTAGCCAAGCAGGAAGTCAAGCTGGTAGCCAAGCTGGCAGTCAAGCAGCTAGCCAAGCTGGAAGTCAATCAGCAAGTCAGGCATCAGCAAGCAGCTCTGCCTCCGCTTTTGCCTCTGCATCAGCTTTCGCTCAATCAGCGTCTTTCGCACTTTCATCCTCCAGCTCTTTCGCAAGCGCCGTCTCATCAGCTTCTTCGGTTTCTGCTCTCGGAACTTTAGGATATCAAGTTGGCCTCCAAGCAGCAGGTTCTCTCGGAATCAGCAACTCCCAGGCATTTGCCAGTTCAATATCTCAAGCACTTACTTCGGTTGGTGTGGGAGCTAGTTCATCAGCATACGCGAGTGCAGTATCTGGAGTTGTTGCTCAATACCTTTCAGGAACAGGTGTTCTTACATCAGCGAATGCACAAGCTCTGGCTTCCTCTTTCGCAAATGTATTTGCAGCGTCTGCAGCCTCAGCTTCTGCAGCGGCATCTGCTTCAAGCGCAGCATCTGCACAGTCTGCTGCTGCTGCATTAGCTCAAAGTCAGTCGGCAGCCTCTGCATTCTCTCAAGCAGCTAGTCAAGCATTTAGTCAGGCAGCTAGCCAAGCAGGAAGTCAAGCCGCAAGCCAAGCAGGAAGTCAAGCCGCAAGCCAAGCAGGAAGTCAAGCCGCAAGCCAAGCAGGAAGTCAAGCCGCAAGCCAAGCCGGAAGTCAAGCCGCAAGCCAAGCCGGAAGTCAAGCTGCAAGTCAAAGTGGATCTGGAGCATCGAGTTTCACAACAACCATTTCGAGGAGTAGTGCTG GAAGTCAAGCTGGTAGCCAAGCAGGAAGTCAGGCTGGTAGCCAAGCAGGAAGTCAAGCTGGTAGCCAAGCAGGAAGTCAAGCTGGTAGCCAAGCAGGAAGTCAAGCTGGTAGCCAAGCTGGCAGCCAAGCAGCTAGCCAAGCTGGAAGTCAATCAGCAAGTCAGGCATCAGCAAGCAGCTCTGCCTCCGCTTTTGCCTCTGCATCAGCTTTCGCTCAATCAGCGTCTTTCGCACTTTCATCCTCCAGCTCTTTCGCAAGCGCCGTCTCATCAGCTTCTTCGGTTTCTGCTCTCGGAACTTTAGGATATCAAGTTGGCCTCCAAGCAGCAGGTTCTCTCGGAATCAGCAACTCCCAGGCATTTGCCAGTTCAATATCTCAAGCACTTACTTCGGTTGGTGTGGGAGCTAGTTCATCAGCATACGCGAGTGCAGTATCTGGAGTTGTTGCTCAATACCTTTCAGGAACAGGTGTTCTTACATCAGCGAATGCTCAAGCTCTGGCTTCCTCTTTCGCAAATGTATTTGCAGCGTCTGCAGCCTCAGCTTCTGCAGCGGCATCTGCTTCAAGCGCAGCATCTGCACAGTCTACTGCTGCTGCATTAGCTCAAAGTCAGTCGGCAGCCTCTGCATTCTCTCAAGCAGCTAGTCAAGCATTTAGTCAGGCAGCTAGCCAAGCAGGAAGTCAAGCCGCAAGCCAAGCAGGAAGTCAAGCCGCAAGCCAAGCAGGAAGTCAAGCCGCAAGCCAAGCCGGAAGTCAAGCTGCAAGTCAAAGTGGATCTGGAGCATCGAGTTTCACAACAACCATTTCGAGGAGTAGTGCTGGTAGTCAGGCTGGTAGTCAAGCTGGTAGCCAAGCAGGAAGTCAAGCTGGTAGCCAAGCAGGAAGTCAAGCTGGTAGCCAAGCAGGAAGTCAAGCTGGTAGCCAAGCTGGCAGCCAAGCAGCTAGCCAAGCTGGAAGTCAATCAGCAAGTCAGGCATCAGCAAGCAGCTCTGCCTCCGCTTTTGCCTCTGCATCAGCTTTCGCTCAATCAGCGTCTTTCGCACTTTCATCCTCCAGCTCTTTCGCAAGCGCCGTCTCATCAGCTTCTTCGGTTTCTGCTCTCGGAACTTTAGGATATCAAGTTGGCCTCCAAGCAGCAGGTTCTCTCGGAATCAGCAACTCCCAGGCATTTGCCAGTTCAATATCTCAAGCACTTACTTCGGTTGGTGTGGGAGCTAGTTCATCAGCATACGCGAGTGCAGTATCTGGAGTTGTTGCTCAATACCTTTCAGGAACAGGTGTTCTTACATCAGCGAATGCACAAGCTCTGGCTTCCTCTTTCGCAAATGTATTTGCAGCGTCTGCAGCCTCAGCTTCTGCAGCGGCATCTGCTTCAAGCGCAGCATCTGCACAGTCTGCTGCTGCTGCATTAGCTCAAAGTCAGTCGGCAGCCTCTGCATTCTCTCAAGCAGCTAGTCAAGCATTTAGTCAGGCAGCTAGCCAAGCAGGAAGTCAAGTCGCAAGCCAAGCAGGAAGTCAAGCCGAGAGCCAAGCTGGAAGTCAAGCCGCAAGCCAAGCAGGAAGTCAAGCCGCAAGCCAAGCCGGAAGTCAAGCTGCAAGTCAAAGTGGATCTGGAGCATCGAGTTTCACAACAACCATTTCGAGGAGTAGTGCTGGTAGTCAAGCTGGTAGTCAAGCTGGTAGCCAAGCAGGAAGTCAAGCTGGTAGCCAAGCAGGAAGTCAAGCTGGTAGCCAAGCTGGCAGCCAAGCTGGCAGCCAAGCAGCTAGCCAAGCTGGAAGTCAATCAGCAAGTCAGGCATCAGCAAGCAGCTCTGCCTCCGCTTTTGCCTCTGCGTCAGCTTTCGCTCAATCAGCGTCTTTCGCACTTTCATCCTCCAGCTCTTTTGCAAGCGCCGTCTCATCAGCTTCTTCGGTTTCTGCTCTCGGAACTTTAGGATATCAAGTAGGCCTCCAAGCAGCAGGTTCTCTCGGAATCAGCAACTCCCAGGCATTTGCTAGTTCAATATCTCAAGCACTTACTTCGGTTGGTGTGGGAGCTAGTTCATCAGCATACGCGAGTGCAGTATCTGGAGTTGTTGCTCAATACCTTTCAGGAACAGGTGCTCTTACATCAGCGAATGCACAAGCTCTGGCTTCCTCTTTCGCAAATGTATTTGCAGCGTCTGCAGCCTCAGCTTCTGCAGCGGCATCTGCTTCAAGCGCAACATCTGCACAGTCGGCTGCTGCTGCATTAGCTCAAAGTCAGGCGGCAGCGTCAGCGTTTTCACAAGCAGCAAGTCAAGCATCGAGTCAAGCATCGAGTCAAGCAGCAAGTCAAGCATCGAGTCAAGCATCGAGTCAAGCAGGAAGTCAAGCATCGAGTCAAGCATCGAGTCAAGCATCGAGTCAAGCAGTAAGTCAAGCAGCTAGCCAAGCAGCAAGTCAAGCAGCAAGCCAAAGTGCAGCCTCAGCTAGAGCAGGAGCTTCCAGTGCTTCATTTTCCGCGTCTCAAAGTAATGCAGCCAGTCAAGCAGGTAGCCAAGCAGCAAGCCGAGCTGCCAGCCAAGCAGCTAGCCAAGCTGGAAGTCAATCAGCAAGTCAGGCAGCAGCAAGCAGCTCTGCCTCAGCTTCTGCCTCTGCATCTGCTTTCGCACAATCAGCTTCTCTCGCCCTAGCATCCTCCAGTTCTTTTGCAAGCGCCATCTCATCCGTTTCTTCAGTTTCTTCTCTTGGATCTTTAGGATATCAAGTTGGTCTTCAAGCAGCTGGGTCACTCGGAATCAGCAACTCCCAAGCATTCGCCAGTTCTATATCTCAAGCCCTTACTTCGGTTGGAGTAGGAGCTAGTTCAGCGGCTTACGCTAGTGCGGTATCCGGCGTTCTTGCTCAGTACCTTTCAGGAACAGGTGTCCTTACATCAGCCAACGCACAAGCTCTGGCTTCCTCTTTCGCAAATGTATTTGCTGCATCTGCAGCCTCAGCATCAGCCGCgacatctgcctctagctcaGCTTCTGCACAGTCTGCTGCAGCAGCATTGGCTCAAAATCAGTCGGCAGCATCGGCATTCTCCCAGGCTGCTAGTCAAGCAGGAAGTCAAGCGTCAAGCCAAGCAGGAAGTCAAGTGGCGAGCCAAAGTGCTTCCGGTTCAGGGGCTTTTGGATTCGGCACTTCTGCTTCAGGGATAATAACTTCTTCTCCTAGTTTAGCAAACTTAGTCAGCAATGTGGCTCCAATCCTTCTGTCTTCTAATGGTTTGTCTTCTTCTTCAGCCTCTTCACGAATTAATAGCATTGCTTCCGGTTTATCGACTGCTCTATCATCATCAAGTGGTGTCAGCCTTGAAAACCTTTCGAGTAGTTTATCTTCTGTGTTCTCAGAAATTCAGAACAATAGTTTCGGGGTTTCTGCTGAGCAAGCTTTGATTCAAGCTCTGTTTGAAGTCTTAACTGGTACAGTGCAAGTTCTTAACAGAGGTCAAACATCGTTCGTGAGTGTATCATCTCCTACTGTGATTAGCAGTTCTTTTTAG